A stretch of the Panicum virgatum strain AP13 chromosome 9N, P.virgatum_v5, whole genome shotgun sequence genome encodes the following:
- the LOC120691603 gene encoding F-box protein At5g03100-like isoform X2, protein MPPGENVKGAVQPVAGSSGGIESLPDGVLQHILGFLPSPEAVRTCVLAQRWRHLWKAAPCLRVGCDLDQSESVEELRSLVNHLLLLRGGSPLEACYFTFYAGRRSHDDVSHVNLWFRHVVQMCKVRVLTLFMFLLGEPWLELDNLPVISQHLRSLKLIGVQVHNSLLNFSSCPALEHLELSCCELPPSVKEIVSESLKHIIVIASMCGWDSRIRIYTPNLVSLHLENFQGRTPILERMPSLLKASVEITIQCRDRCTNANYFWTCDNSGSTANGSINCVLLRGISEAKSLALRSASNMFIFKRDLRWGPMFTNLKTLLLNGYWYVPDDFHALARILERSPVLKKLTFEFCNKWCHKVEMKLCVSSMKRSAAISEHLEIVEIKCEVVDDRVLKVMKFLCAFNICFSLDKMETLE, encoded by the exons ATGCCTCCAGGGGAAAATGTCAAGGGAGCGGTGCAGCCGGTGGCTGGCAGCAGCGGAGGCATTGAATCCCTGCCTGATGGAGTCCTTCAACACATCCTTGGCTTCTTACCATCTCCAGAGGCCGTGCGCACATGCGTGCTCGCCCAGAGATGGCGTCACCTCTGGAAGGCCGCACCGTGTCTGCGGGTGGGGTGCGACTTGGATCAATCAGAGTCTGTGGAGGAACTCCGGAGCTTAGTGAACCATCTTCTGCTCCTCCGTGGAGGCTCACCTCTTGAGGCATGCTATTTCACGTTTTATGCTGGCCGCAGAAGCCACGATGATGTGTCCCACGTAAACCTCTGGTTCCGGCATGTTGTGCAAATGTGCAAAGTTCGAGTTCTCACACTCTTTATGTTTTTACTTGGTGAACCCTGGCTTGAACTAGACAACCTGCCTGTCATCTCCCAGCACCTGAGGAGTCTGAAGCTGATTGGTGTACAGGTGCACAACAGTTTGCTTAATTTTTCAAGCTGTCCAGCGTTGGAACATCTAGAGCTTAGTTGCTGTGAGTTGCCACCATCAGTCAAGGAGATCGTGTCCGAGTCCCTGAAACATATTATTGTCATTGCCTCCATGTGCGGCTGGGATTCTCGCATCCGCATTTACACCCCAAATCTGGTCTCACTGCATCTTGAGAACTTTCAGGGGAGGACTCCCATTCTTGAGAGGATGCCCTCATTACTGAAGGCATCTGTCGAAATAACCATACAGTGTAGGGACCGCTGCACTAATGCAAATTACTTTTGGACTTGTGATAATTCTGGTAGCACGGCCAATGGCAGTATCAACTGCGTGCTTCTAAGAGGTATATCGGAGGCTAAGAGCTTGGCATTGAGGTCTGCATCCAACATG TTTATTTTTAAAAGGGATTTGAGATGGGGCCCTATGTTTACAAATTTAAAGACCTTGTTGCTGAATGGCTACTGGTATGTGCCTGATGACTTCCATGCACTGGCTCGCATTCTTGAGCGCTCACCTGTTCTAAAGAAGCTCacttttgaattttgcaacaaG TGGTGTCATAAAGTGGAAATGAAATTATGTGTCAGTTCAATGAAGAGATCAGCTGCAATTTCAGAACACCTTGAGATAGTCGAAATCAAGTGTGAAGTGGTTGATGATAGAGTTCTCAAAGTTATGAAGTTCCTGTGTGCATTTAATATAT GTTTCAGTTTAGATAAAATGGAGACTTTGGAGTAG
- the LOC120691603 gene encoding F-box protein At5g03100-like isoform X1, with amino-acid sequence MPPGENVKGAVQPVAGSSGGIESLPDGVLQHILGFLPSPEAVRTCVLAQRWRHLWKAAPCLRVGCDLDQSESVEELRSLVNHLLLLRGGSPLEACYFTFYAGRRSHDDVSHVNLWFRHVVQMCKVRVLTLFMFLLGEPWLELDNLPVISQHLRSLKLIGVQVHNSLLNFSSCPALEHLELSCCELPPSVKEIVSESLKHIIVIASMCGWDSRIRIYTPNLVSLHLENFQGRTPILERMPSLLKASVEITIQCRDRCTNANYFWTCDNSGSTANGSINCVLLRGISEAKSLALRSASNMFIFKRDLRWGPMFTNLKTLLLNGYWYVPDDFHALARILERSPVLKKLTFEFCNKWCHKVEMKLCVSSMKRSAAISEHLEIVEIKCEVVDDRVLKVMKFLCAFNICKLTCSAPLAFIFLKFTVMSICMKESIA; translated from the exons ATGCCTCCAGGGGAAAATGTCAAGGGAGCGGTGCAGCCGGTGGCTGGCAGCAGCGGAGGCATTGAATCCCTGCCTGATGGAGTCCTTCAACACATCCTTGGCTTCTTACCATCTCCAGAGGCCGTGCGCACATGCGTGCTCGCCCAGAGATGGCGTCACCTCTGGAAGGCCGCACCGTGTCTGCGGGTGGGGTGCGACTTGGATCAATCAGAGTCTGTGGAGGAACTCCGGAGCTTAGTGAACCATCTTCTGCTCCTCCGTGGAGGCTCACCTCTTGAGGCATGCTATTTCACGTTTTATGCTGGCCGCAGAAGCCACGATGATGTGTCCCACGTAAACCTCTGGTTCCGGCATGTTGTGCAAATGTGCAAAGTTCGAGTTCTCACACTCTTTATGTTTTTACTTGGTGAACCCTGGCTTGAACTAGACAACCTGCCTGTCATCTCCCAGCACCTGAGGAGTCTGAAGCTGATTGGTGTACAGGTGCACAACAGTTTGCTTAATTTTTCAAGCTGTCCAGCGTTGGAACATCTAGAGCTTAGTTGCTGTGAGTTGCCACCATCAGTCAAGGAGATCGTGTCCGAGTCCCTGAAACATATTATTGTCATTGCCTCCATGTGCGGCTGGGATTCTCGCATCCGCATTTACACCCCAAATCTGGTCTCACTGCATCTTGAGAACTTTCAGGGGAGGACTCCCATTCTTGAGAGGATGCCCTCATTACTGAAGGCATCTGTCGAAATAACCATACAGTGTAGGGACCGCTGCACTAATGCAAATTACTTTTGGACTTGTGATAATTCTGGTAGCACGGCCAATGGCAGTATCAACTGCGTGCTTCTAAGAGGTATATCGGAGGCTAAGAGCTTGGCATTGAGGTCTGCATCCAACATG TTTATTTTTAAAAGGGATTTGAGATGGGGCCCTATGTTTACAAATTTAAAGACCTTGTTGCTGAATGGCTACTGGTATGTGCCTGATGACTTCCATGCACTGGCTCGCATTCTTGAGCGCTCACCTGTTCTAAAGAAGCTCacttttgaattttgcaacaaG TGGTGTCATAAAGTGGAAATGAAATTATGTGTCAGTTCAATGAAGAGATCAGCTGCAATTTCAGAACACCTTGAGATAGTCGAAATCAAGTGTGAAGTGGTTGATGATAGAGTTCTCAAAGTTATGAAGTTCCTGTGTGCATTTAATATATGTAAGCTAACTTGCAGTGCTCCTCTTGCATTTATATTTCTAAAATTTACCGTAATGTCCATTTGCATGAAAGAAAGTATAGCCTAA
- the LOC120691603 gene encoding F-box protein At5g03100-like isoform X3: protein MPPGENVKGAVQPVAGSSGGIESLPDGVLQHILGFLPSPEAVRTCVLAQRWRHLWKAAPCLRVGCDLDQSESVEELRSLVNHLLLLRGGSPLEACYFTFYAGRRSHDDVSHVNLWFRHVVQMCKVRVLTLFMFLLGEPWLELDNLPVISQHLRSLKLIGVQVHNSLLNFSSCPALEHLELSCCELPPSVKEIVSESLKHIIVIASMCGWDSRIRIYTPNLVSLHLENFQGRTPILERMPSLLKASVEITIQCRDRCTNANYFWTCDNSGSTANGSINCVLLRGISEAKSLALRSASNMFIFKRDLRWGPMFTNLKTLLLNGYWYVPDDFHALARILERSPVLKKLTFEFCNKWCHKVEMKLCVSSMKRSAAISEHLEIVEIKCEVVDDRVLKVMKFLCAFNIF from the exons ATGCCTCCAGGGGAAAATGTCAAGGGAGCGGTGCAGCCGGTGGCTGGCAGCAGCGGAGGCATTGAATCCCTGCCTGATGGAGTCCTTCAACACATCCTTGGCTTCTTACCATCTCCAGAGGCCGTGCGCACATGCGTGCTCGCCCAGAGATGGCGTCACCTCTGGAAGGCCGCACCGTGTCTGCGGGTGGGGTGCGACTTGGATCAATCAGAGTCTGTGGAGGAACTCCGGAGCTTAGTGAACCATCTTCTGCTCCTCCGTGGAGGCTCACCTCTTGAGGCATGCTATTTCACGTTTTATGCTGGCCGCAGAAGCCACGATGATGTGTCCCACGTAAACCTCTGGTTCCGGCATGTTGTGCAAATGTGCAAAGTTCGAGTTCTCACACTCTTTATGTTTTTACTTGGTGAACCCTGGCTTGAACTAGACAACCTGCCTGTCATCTCCCAGCACCTGAGGAGTCTGAAGCTGATTGGTGTACAGGTGCACAACAGTTTGCTTAATTTTTCAAGCTGTCCAGCGTTGGAACATCTAGAGCTTAGTTGCTGTGAGTTGCCACCATCAGTCAAGGAGATCGTGTCCGAGTCCCTGAAACATATTATTGTCATTGCCTCCATGTGCGGCTGGGATTCTCGCATCCGCATTTACACCCCAAATCTGGTCTCACTGCATCTTGAGAACTTTCAGGGGAGGACTCCCATTCTTGAGAGGATGCCCTCATTACTGAAGGCATCTGTCGAAATAACCATACAGTGTAGGGACCGCTGCACTAATGCAAATTACTTTTGGACTTGTGATAATTCTGGTAGCACGGCCAATGGCAGTATCAACTGCGTGCTTCTAAGAGGTATATCGGAGGCTAAGAGCTTGGCATTGAGGTCTGCATCCAACATG TTTATTTTTAAAAGGGATTTGAGATGGGGCCCTATGTTTACAAATTTAAAGACCTTGTTGCTGAATGGCTACTGGTATGTGCCTGATGACTTCCATGCACTGGCTCGCATTCTTGAGCGCTCACCTGTTCTAAAGAAGCTCacttttgaattttgcaacaaG TGGTGTCATAAAGTGGAAATGAAATTATGTGTCAGTTCAATGAAGAGATCAGCTGCAATTTCAGAACACCTTGAGATAGTCGAAATCAAGTGTGAAGTGGTTGATGATAGAGTTCTCAAAGTTATGAAGTTCCTGTGTGCATTTAATATAT TTTAG